From Nicotiana tabacum cultivar K326 chromosome 15, ASM71507v2, whole genome shotgun sequence, the proteins below share one genomic window:
- the LOC142169851 gene encoding uncharacterized protein LOC142169851 — protein MHVWEDLWGCFDKVNRVRIFQLHREIATISQGTDSVSIYFTRLKELWAEYNAMRPSPNCGCAKSKKIVVRFLQQHLLQFLSGLNDSYDQARRQILVKTTELILNQAYAKIIESESQLTPPPGVNSIAEGNDITSLWNAKGTQQKPKRNFNLYCEHCKLKCHTKENCYQLVGYPPNYKGRKKNGATANNMTANNMTSFGRQLDQNSNMILGQHYHGGFISDSQGFATLDQGQGIMSSVVVGQSATNMNAGASPMVFTQEQYNQILKMLSKGNSTKATANAVGIVTPSLSNDRNDKWIDLHIRKVKGIGRIEEDRYHWYSKNKRPPSLVPSVFLKVHDEDELWHKRLGYVSWRILRQLSLVRSNMNNTKSSIVCPLAKNTRIPFPISNSRAAKPFDLSDVSTILKEFLLLVQTHFNTSIKVFRSDNGIEFFNSFYKALFSNAGIIHQSSYVHTPPQNRVVERKHKHILEVTRALRFQAGLPLRFWGICIFNVVYLINRIPSPVLGNKSPFEIFFGRQPNLAHLRFIGSLCYATITGAIGDKFGPRAEAAVHMGYFSTQKGYKLYSFSRKMFFICRDVIFKEDVFPFKSSQTSNAYMIPACSAPTPHMDPLSELPSTQDGLLTVQPSWVDGPSVEEPDVSPESFPSQSGSPIHGTHSGIHDTDEAPNPVLSSPEHFTQSSYSVASHSSPTNSPDIPYPQPRITARTFRPHGWLNDFVQGPLPSDHTSSSCIYPMSNYMCYTSLSASYLDSICSYYVINELDSL, from the exons ATGCACGTATGGGAAGATCTATGGGGGTGTTTTGACAAAGTAAACAGAGTACGTATATTTCAGCTACATCGGGAAATTGCAACAATTTCTCAAGGAACAGACTCTGTTTCCATCTACTTCACGAGGCTGAAAGAATTGTGGGCAGAATATAATGCAATGAGACCTTCTCCAAATTGTGGATGtgcaaaatccaagaaaattgtAGTACGTTTCTTACAACAACATCTGCTTCAATTTCTTAGTGGCTTGAATGACTCGTATGACCAGGCGAGGCGTCAAATTCTCGTGAAAACAACAGAACTAATTTTGAATCAGGCATATGCAAAGATTATTGAAAGTGAGAGCCAGTTGACACCACCACCTGGGGTTAATTCCATTGCAGAAGGGAATGACATTACATCACTATGGAATGCAAAAGGCACACAACAGAAACCAAAGAGGAACTTCAATCTATATTGTGAACATTGCAAGTTGAAATGTCATACTAAGGAAAATTGTTACCAATTAGTTGGCTACCCTCCAAACTATAAGGGGAGAAAAAAGAATGGGGCAACTGCTAATAATATGACTGCCAACAATATGACCTCGTTTGGTAGACAATTGGACCAAAACTCTAATATGATTCTTGGCCAGCATTATCATGGGG GTTTTATTAGTGATAGTCAGGGTTTTGCTACATTGGACCAGGGTCAAGGGATAATGAGCAGTGTTGTTGTAGGCCAAAGTGCCACAAATATGAATGCAGGTGCATCACCTATGGTCTTCACCCAAGAACAATATAACCAAATTCTGAAGATGTTGAGCAAAGGTAACAGTACTAAAGCAACAGCTAATGCAGTAGGTATTGTTACTCCCTCTCTTTCTAATGATAGGAATGATAAATGGATT GACCTTCACATTAGGAaggtgaaggggattggtagAATAGAAGAAGATCGGTATCACTGGTACTCAAAGAATAAAAGGCCACCATCTCTTGTCCCTTCAGTATTCCTAAAAGTACATGATGAGGATGAGCTATGGCACAAGAGGCTAGGATATGTCTCTTGGAGGATATTAAGACAACTTTCTTTAGTTAGAAGTAACATGAATAATACTAAGTCTTCTATTGTATGCCCTCTAGCTAAGAACACAAGAATTCCTTTTCCTATAAGTAATAGTAGAGCTGCAAAACCCTTTGACTTG AGTGATGTTAGCACTATCCTTAAGGAATTCTTACTACTTGTACAAACTCACTTTAATACATCAATAAAGGTCTTTAGAAGTGATAATGGGATTGAGTTTTTCAATTCTTTCTACAAAGCTTTATTCAGTAATGCAGGGATCATTCACCAAAGCTCTTATGTTCACACACCCCCACAAAATAGGGTGGTTGAAAGAAAGCATAAACACATCCTTGAAGTAACCAGGGCACTTAGGTTTCAAGCAGGGTTGCCTTTGAGATTTTGGGGTATTTGTATTTTCAATGTTGTGTATCTCATTAATAGGATACCATCTCCAGTACTGGGAAACAAGTCACCATTTGAAATTTTCTTTGGAAGACAACCTAACTTGGCTCATTTGAGATTCATAGGCAGCTTGTGTTATGCTACTATTACTGGGGCCATTGGAGATAAGTTTGGTCCAAGAGCTGAAGCAGCAGTACATATGGGGTATTTTAGCACACAAAAGGGATACAAACTCTATAGCTTCTCACGCAAGATGTTCTTTATATGTAGAGATGTTATTTTTAAGGAGGATGTTTTTCCTTTCAAATCATCTCAAACATCAAATGCCTACATGATTCCTGCTTGTTCTGCACCTACGCCACATATGGATCCACTTTCAGAGTTACCATCTACTCAGGATGGTCTACTTACAGTGCAACCATCTTGGGTAGATGGCCCCTCTGTTGAGGAGCCCGATGTTAGCCCAGAATCATTTCCTTCTCAATCAGGTTCTCCTATCCATGGAACTCATTCTGGTATACATGATACTGATGAAGCACCCAACCCTGTGCTCTCATCACCTGAACATTTCACACAATCTAGTTATTCTGTAGCAAGCCATTCCTCACCAACTAACTCTCCTGATATTCCTTACCCACAGCCCAGGATAACTGCTAGAACTTTCAGACCTCATGGATGGTTGAATGACTTTGTGCAAGGTCCACTACCTAGTGACCATACTTCATCCTCCTGCATATACCCTATGTCTAACTACATGTGTTATACCTCACTTTCAGCCTCTTACCTTGACTCCATTTGCAGTTATTATGTCATCAATGAACTTGACTCCTTGTAa